Proteins from a genomic interval of Polyodon spathula isolate WHYD16114869_AA chromosome 1, ASM1765450v1, whole genome shotgun sequence:
- the LOC121324182 gene encoding alcohol dehydrogenase class-3-like, which translates to MVEVEPGSSCAVFGLGAVGLATVMGCKAAGASRIIVVDINKDKFIKAEVFGATEFVNPNDYSKPIQEVLIELTKGGVDNSFECVGSATVMRAALEACHRGWGTSVVVGYTNVADMSTRPFQLIYGRTWKGTYFGGWKSVESVPKLVNDYMAKKMKLDEFITHTLPLDRVNEAFDLMTSGKRYYVHTWQARYNISILAELLHYCPCGQLEQRHPFIKQQRNSM; encoded by the exons ATGGTAgag GTTGAACCTGGCTCTTCCTGCGCTGTGTTTGGTCTGGGAGCGGTGGGTCTTGCCACTGTGATGGGCTGTAAGGCAGCGGGAGCCTCTCGGATCATTGTGGTTGATATCAATAAAGACAAGTTCATTAAAGCAGAAGTGTTTGGAGCAACTGAGTTTGTCAACCCTAATGATTACAGCAAGCCCATCCAGGAAGTACTCATTGAGTTGACTAAAGGAGGTGTGGACAATTCCTTTGAGTGTGTGGGCAGTGCTACTGTGATG AGAGCTGCCCTTGAGGCGTGTCACAGAGGCTGGGGAACCAGTGTTGTTGTTGGCTATACAAACGTGGCAGACATGTCTACACGACCGTTTCAACTAATATATGGACGAACATGGAAGGGAACATATTTTGGAG GATGGAAGAGTGTAGAGAGTGTACCTAAGCTGGTGAATGATTACATGGCAAAGAAAATGAAGCTGGATGAGTTCATTACCCACACTCTGCCCTTGGACCGCGTTAATGAGGCATTTGACCTGATGACCTCTGGGAAAAGGTATTATGTGCACACTTGGCAAGCTAGGTACAATATAAGCATTCTAGCTGAATTGCTGCACTATTGTCCTTGTGGACAATTGGAGCAGAGACATCCATTTATTAAGCAGCAGCGCAATTCTATGTAA
- the LOC121324231 gene encoding alcohol dehydrogenase class-3-like, translating to MTYLPLPHSVKLLGQMHGFRYFSDTAVLDADDVLMAHSINEEEITGTGHQMDVMKDVMKVFKNVSTVSLLEPEDVPSDQILKINNLVIVQVIKCKAAVAWEPGKPLSIEEVEVAPPQDHEVRIKIVATGVCHTDFYSLYEAGETKGFPAILGHEGAGIVESVGPGVTKFKPGDKVIPLFVSQCGECKFCLSPKTNLCDKNWISQAEGLMPDKTSRFTCNGKSIFHFMGTSTFSEYTVVADISVAKVDDSAPLDKVCLLGCGISTGYGAALNTAKVEPGSSCAVFGLGAVGLATVMGCKAAGASRIIVVDINKDKFIKAEVFGATEFVNPNDYSKPIQEVLIELTKGGVDNSFECVGSATVMRAALEACHRGWGTSVVVGYTNVADMSTRPFQLIYGRTWKGTYFGGWKSVESVPKLVNDYMAKKMKLDEFITHTLPLDRVNEAFELMTSGKSTCTIGSVYIPEHITTTKRSA from the exons ATGACGTACTTACCCCTCCCACATTCCGTGAAGCTCCTGGGGCAAATGCATGGCTTTAGATATTTTTCTGACACTGCTGTTCTTGACGCTGATGATGTCTTGATGGCACACTCCATTAATGAGGAGGAGATTACAGGGACAGGTCATCAAATGGACGTCATGAAAGATGTcatgaaagtttttaaaaatgtgagcACTGTCTCATTGTTGGAACCTGAGGATGTCCCCAGTGATCAAATCTTAAAGATT AATAACCTGGTTATTGTGCAGGTTATCAAATGCAAGGCTGCTGTCGCTTGGGAGCCAGGGAAGCCCCTATCAATTGAGGAGGTGGAGGTGGCACCACCGCAGGATCATGAAGTTCGCATTAAG ATTGTCGCTACTGGAGTGTGCCACACTGACTTCTACTCTCTATACGAAGCGGGTGAAACAAAGGGATTCCCTGCAATTCTGGGACATGAAGGAGCTGGGATTGTAGAGAGTGTTGGACCAGGAGTGACCAAATTCAAACCAG GAGACAAGGTTATCCCTCTGTTTGTTTCCCAGTGTGGGGAATGCAAGTTCTGTTTGAGTCCCAAAACCAACTTGTGTGATAAAAACTG GATTAGCCAGGCTGAAGGTTTGATGCCTGATAAAACGTCCAGGTTTACCTGCAACGGGAAGTCCATCTTCCACTTCATGGGGACCAGCACTTTCTCAGAGTACACTGTAGTGGCTGATATCTCCGTGGCCAAGGTGGATGACTCTGCCCCTCTTGATAAAGTCTGCCTGCTCGGCTGTGGCATTTCCACTGGGTACGGAGCTGCACTCAACACTGCCAAG GTTGAACCTGGCTCTTCCTGCGCTGTGTTTGGTCTGGGAGCGGTGGGTCTTGCCACTGTGATGGGCTGTAAGGCAGCGGGAGCCTCTCGGATCATTGTGGTTGATATCAATAAAGACAAGTTCATTAAAGCAGAAGTGTTTGGAGCAACTGAGTTTGTCAACCCTAATGATTACAGCAAGCCCATCCAGGAAGTACTCATTGAGTTGACTAAAGGAGGTGTGGACAATTCCTTTGAGTGTGTGGGCAGTGCTACTGTGATG AGAGCTGCCCTTGAGGCGTGTCACAGAGGCTGGGGAACCAGTGTTGTTGTTGGCTATACAAACGTGGCAGACATGTCTACACGACCGTTTCAACTAATATATGGACGAACATGGAAGGGAACATATTTTGGAG GATGGAAGAGTGTAGAGAGTGTACCTAAGCTGGTGAATGATTACATGGCAAAGAAAATGAAGCTGGATGAGTTCATTACCCACACTCTGCCCTTGGACCGCGTTAATGAGGCATTTGAACTGATGACCTCTGGGAAAAG TACCTGCACCATTGGGAGTGTTTACATTCCTGAGCACATCACCACCACCAAGCGATCTGCTTGA